One Aquila chrysaetos chrysaetos chromosome 22, bAquChr1.4, whole genome shotgun sequence genomic window carries:
- the SH3TC2 gene encoding SH3 domain and tetratricopeptide repeat-containing protein 2 isoform X4 gives MLDEPQRGVPAGEECDSCCPHSPVLLPRWDRLQRTAAERRGKWWREKTMASGKAGASEPSNPATEAAEGSPDTSLVLLAVREGFPPEISLFFSVESRSSRCLNSQLQEAARKKLWALESDDRDVCALFKELSARLVCMQAQEDRFLLTFRTLEEVWKFSTYLTLGYVGSCLEQLLFDQEYWLNCALMEDTEIRVTVDEDRLATIYMSLLLQEGNFFSRAVPGVWQLEQEGEESLQLCKNELIHVKNVGEESKWEGMSLLTGQRGLVPVTALDPIPHPFYQWFLKNYAVAFGISQEISGTTSQPIVKGRCTATEDHRGAAWDELSFSKGDSIEVIGFFIPGLPWFVGKSVSSGSIGFVPTRYISPEACEPLGKGLVFLSEEEKCPLLHIPCNGGEQHFTTLLSDLARTDITSVYRLDGFEPTAMLPKVPSEAVLHGCKDIQLLQSWEEINDLATTSTSELSSPGSDSAPATLEDVLLEKLDDFDDPKFFIDLNAGHMEDADVFDPILTFLNQDSYVPSFQSLYDLSFSFLNSTFYGFSDEDELVLYLETSRNWAKRTHSVWAHVRLCFLLGKLCIKKVKFSQARVYFEEAMSILDRGFGDLPLLAALHVNLASIYLKQNMKHKFSSLLGKTVALLVCLPGRSFSSENELEVMMYVLREAIAVGNAPLEARVCFLIVKLFLQLGKNDEVLPFTEHLQCLSTTLLSPDTSSVPLDATPILSYLYDKKYLPNIALASARLFVPSGVKGAPTPIWRAGFILQNTSKLLGSQLERSSIPALACFYLKQALHFSCESRAVPIQRTLCAILSRMYLQHGVLDGAVCYAAMAVTLSRLMGEEEAFESSLSLGWMYLLHSQPGPAAAIMWQLLRSLHGTDSVTQGGAVHNLLAIALKGEGQVQKAAENYLRALHKAKETGNKRNQAIALANLGQLSLSHGASQLSELYLLQSAQLYAELQGSEDLEMELVRVLLWLAQAMVNRQRMEDGKLCYELALVFALKWHNVRSQLHITECLCHFYSKVSPNPQASITYHEHWVSLAQQLQDRELEGNVWQTLSQLYQALGTSEALRQSLDCTKQSLRIFIDLEETVKAAEAWLQAGRLYYLMQEDELVEMYFQAAIQTALKWENFSLAMDLYEKAGDTFFNGSRNRDRAVEFYRGGAVPLARKLKAIKTELRLFNKLAELQIGLQGYEKALEFATLAARLSIRVGDQLQELVAFHRLATVYYFLHMYEMAEDCYLKTLALRPPLLQCSGEALYYCKVYCHLGNLTLHKLKDEQDAAAYFLLALAAATELEDQELQVLIRAKLADIPGAPRGPEGTPGCATYRPRWLSEGGRIV, from the exons ATGCTGGACGAGCCCCAGCGGGGCGTCCCCGCAG GTGAAGAGTGTGACTCCTGCTGCCCCCACTCGCCCGTGCTCCTGCCCCGCTGGGACCGCCTGCAGCGCACCGCAGCCGAGCGCCGGGGAAAATGGTGGCGGGAGAAGACCATGGCATCAG GTAAGGCTGGGGCATCAGAGCCAAGCAACCCTGCTACTGAGGCAGCAGAAGGCTCGCCGGACACCTCCTTGGTGCTGCTGGCTGTCAGGGAGGGCTTTCCACCAG aGATTTCACTCTTCTTCTCTGTTGAGAGCCGCTCCTCCCGGTGCCTCAACTCCCAGCTCCAGGAAGCAGCCAGAAAGAAACTGTGGGCCCTGGAGAGTGATGACAGAGATGTCTGTGCCCTGTTCAAG GAACTGTCAGCCAGGCTAGTCTGTATGCAAGCACAGGAGGATCGGTTCCTCCTCACCTTCAGAACCCTAGAAGAAGTCTGGAAGTTTTCCACGTATCTGACTTTAG GGTATGTGGGCAGCTGCCTGGAACAGCTTCTCTTTGACCAGGAGTACTGGCTAAACTGTGCTCTGATGGAGGACACAGAGATCAGAGTTACTGTGGATGAGGATCGCTTGGCCACCATATATATGAGTCTGCTACTCCAGGAAG gtaactttttttccagagcagtGCCTGGTGtctggcagctggagcaggagggagaagagagcctgcagctctgcaagaATGAGCTGATCCATGTGAAGAACGTTGGAGAGGAGTCCAAGTGGGAAGGGATGTCCTTACTGACGGGTCAGAGAGGCCTGGTGCCTGTGACAGCTCTAGATCCAATACCTCACCCATTTTACCA GTGGTTCCTGAAGAATTATGCTGTGGCTTTTGGCATCTCCCAGGAGATCAGTGGGACGACCTCCCAGCCAATTG TCAAAGGCAGGTGCACAGCCACAGAGGACCACAGAGGAGCAGCATGGGATGAACTGAGTTTCTCCAAAGGAGACAGCATAGAAGTCATCGGCTTCTTCATTCCAGGACTCCCGTGGTTTGTGGGCAAATCCGTCAGCAGTGGGAGCATTGGCTTTGTTCCAACCCGATACATAAGTCCCGAGGCTTGCGAACCTCT GGGAAAGGGCTTGGTGTTTCtgagtgaagaagaaaaatgcccCCTCCTGCACATCCCCTGCAATGGTGGCGAGCAGCACTTCACCACCCTCCTCAGTGACCTGGCACGCACTGATATCACCTCTGTGTACCGGCTGG ATGGTTTTGAACCTACAGCCATGCTCCCAAAAGTGCCATCAG AGGCTGTCCTCCATGGCTGTAAAGATATCCAGCTGCTCCAGTCTTGGGAGGAAATAAATGACTTGGCTACAACTAGCACCTCCGAGCTGTCTAGCCCAGGGAGTGACTCGGCCCCTGCTACATTGGAAGATGTTCTCCTGGAGAAGCTGGATGATTTTGATGATCCCAAGTTCTTTATTGACCTGAATGCTGGACACATGGAAGATGCTGATGTCTTTGACCCTATATTGACCTTCCTTAACCAAGACAGTTATGTGCCCAGTTTTCAAAGCCTCTATGatctcagtttttcctttctcaactCCACTTTTTATGGTTTCTCTGATGAGGATGAACTAGTCTTGTACCTTGAGACATCCAGGAACTGGGCCAAGAGGACTCATTCAGTTTGGGCTCATGTCAGGCTCTGTTTCCTCTTGGGTAAGCTCTGCATCAAAAAGGTCAAGTTCTCCCAGGCTCGAGTCTACTTTGAGGAAGCCATGAGCATCCTGGACAGGGGTTTTGGGGACCTGCCCCTGTTGGCTGCATTGCATGTGAACCTTGCCTCCATCTACTTGAAGCAGAATATGAAGCACAAGttctcctccctgctgggaAAAACAGTGGCCTTGCTTGTCTGCTTACCTGGCCGCTCTTTCAGCTCTGAGAATGAGCTGGAAGTCATGATGTATGTCCTGAGGGAAGCCATTGCTGTGGGTAATGCTCCCTTGGAGGCACGGGTCTGCTTCCTTATTGTCAAGCTCTTCCTACAACTGGGCAAAAATGATGAAGTGCTGCCCTTTACTGAGCATCTTCAATGTCTCAGCACCACTTTACTCAGCCCGGACACTAGTTCTGTGCCACTGGATGCTACCCCCATCTTGAGCTACCTGTATGACAAGAAGTACTTGCCAAATATCGCACTGGCCTCCGCCAGGTTGTTTGTTCCTAGTGGTGTCAAGGGGGCACCGACACCCATTTGGAGAGCTGGTTTCATCCTCCAAAATACTTCCAAACTCCTGGGAAGccagctggagaggagcagcaTCCCAGCACTGGCTTGTTTCTATCTTAAGCAAGCACTGCATTTCTCCTGCgagagcagagctgtgcccaTCCAGAGGACGCTGTGTGCCATCTTGTCCAGGATGTACCTCCAGCACGGTGTGTTGGACGGGGCGGTTTGTTATGCAGCCATGGCCGTAACCCTCAGCAGACTGATGGGCGAGGAGGAGGCTTTTGAGTCTTCCCTCTCTTTGGGGTGGATGTATCTCCTGCACAGCCAGCCAGGCCCAGCTGCAGCCATCATGTGGCAGCTCTTGCGCTCTCTGCACGGGACAGACAGCGTGACGCAGGGTGGAGCTGTGCACAATCTCCTGGCCATTGCCCTCAAAGGAGAAGGGCAGGTGCAAAAGGCTGCAGAGAACTACCTCCGGGCCCTGCACAAAGCCAAGGAGACCGGGAACAAGAGAAACCAGGCTATCGCTCTGGCTAACCTGGGGCAGCTGAGCCTCTCGCACGGGGCGAGCCAGCTGTCTGAGCTCTACCTGCTCCAGTCAGCTCAGCTCTACGCTGAGCTCCAGGGCAGCGAAGACCTGGAGATGGAGTTGGTGCGGGTGCTGCTGTGGCTAGCGCAGGCCATGGTGAACAGGCAGAGGATGGAAGACGGCAAACTCTGTTATGAACTGGCATTGGTTTTTGCCCTGAAGTGGCATAACGTGAGGA GTCAGCTTCACATCACTGAGTGTCTCTGCCATTTCTACAGCAAAGTGTCCCCCAATCCCCAGGCCTCCATTACCTACCATGAGCACTGGGTATCTTTGGCACAacagctgcaggacagagagctGGAAGGCAATGTCTGGCAGACCCTCAGCCAGCTCTACCAGGCTTTGGGCACATCTGA GGCTTTGAGACAGTCCCTGGACTGCACCAAACAGAGTCTAAGGATCTTCATTGACCTTGAGGAGActgtgaaagcagcagaggcctggctgcaggcaggaaggcTCTACTATCTTATGCAAGAAGATGAGCTGGTGGAAATGTACTTTCAG GCAGCCATTCAGACTGCTCTGAAATGGGAGAACTTCTCCTTGGCCATGGATCTTTATGAAAAAGCAGGTGATACCTTTTTTAATGGCAGCCGAAACAGAGATCGAGCGGTGGAATTTTACAGG GGAGGTGCTGTGCCCTTGGCCAGGAAACTAAAGGCCATTAAGACAGAGCTACGGCTGTTCAAtaagctggcagagctgcagatcGGGCTGCAGGGCTACGAGAAGGCCCTGGAGTTTGCCACACTGGCAGCCAGGCTGAGCATCAGGGTCG GAGATCAATTGCAAGAGCTGGTTGCATTCCACCGCCTGGCTACAGTCTACTATTTCCTGCATATGTATGAGATGGCAGAAGATTGCTACCTGAAGACACTTGCCTTGCGTCCCCCCTTGCTGCAGTGCTCTGGAGAGGCCCTGTACTACTGCAAGGTGTATTGCCACCTTGGCAACCTCACCCTGCACAAACTGAAG GATGAACAGGATGCAGCAGCCTACTTCCTCCTGGCCCTCGCCGCAGCGACCGAGCTGGAAGACCAGGAGCTGCAAGTCCTTATCCGCGCCAAGCTGGCTGACATCCCCGGTGCCCCGCGGGGGCCCGAGGGCACACCAGGCTGTGCTACATACCGGCCCAGGTGGCTGAGCGAAGGCGGCCGCATCGTCTGA
- the SH3TC2 gene encoding SH3 domain and tetratricopeptide repeat-containing protein 2 isoform X6 yields the protein MASGKAGASEPSNPATEAAEGSPDTSLVLLAVREGFPPEISLFFSVESRSSRCLNSQLQEAARKKLWALESDDRDVCALFKELSARLVCMQAQEDRFLLTFRTLEEVWKFSTYLTLGYVGSCLEQLLFDQEYWLNCALMEDTEIRVTVDEDRLATIYMSLLLQEGNFFSRAVPGVWQLEQEGEESLQLCKNELIHVKNVGEESKWEGMSLLTGQRGLVPVTALDPIPHPFYQWFLKNYAVAFGISQEISGTTSQPIVKGRCTATEDHRGAAWDELSFSKGDSIEVIGFFIPGLPWFVGKSVSSGSIGFVPTRYISPEACEPLGKGLVFLSEEEKCPLLHIPCNGGEQHFTTLLSDLARTDITSVYRLDGFEPTAMLPKVPSEAVLHGCKDIQLLQSWEEINDLATTSTSELSSPGSDSAPATLEDVLLEKLDDFDDPKFFIDLNAGHMEDADVFDPILTFLNQDSYVPSFQSLYDLSFSFLNSTFYGFSDEDELVLYLETSRNWAKRTHSVWAHVRLCFLLGKLCIKKVKFSQARVYFEEAMSILDRGFGDLPLLAALHVNLASIYLKQNMKHKFSSLLGKTVALLVCLPGRSFSSENELEVMMYVLREAIAVGNAPLEARVCFLIVKLFLQLGKNDEVLPFTEHLQCLSTTLLSPDTSSVPLDATPILSYLYDKKYLPNIALASARLFVPSGVKGAPTPIWRAGFILQNTSKLLGSQLERSSIPALACFYLKQALHFSCESRAVPIQRTLCAILSRMYLQHGVLDGAVCYAAMAVTLSRLMGEEEAFESSLSLGWMYLLHSQPGPAAAIMWQLLRSLHGTDSVTQGGAVHNLLAIALKGEGQVQKAAENYLRALHKAKETGNKRNQAIALANLGQLSLSHGASQLSELYLLQSAQLYAELQGSEDLEMELVRVLLWLAQAMVNRQRMEDGKLCYELALVFALKWHNVRSQLHITECLCHFYSKVSPNPQASITYHEHWVSLAQQLQDRELEGNVWQTLSQLYQALGTSEALRQSLDCTKQSLRIFIDLEETVKAAEAWLQAGRLYYLMQEDELVEMYFQAAIQTALKWENFSLAMDLYEKAGDTFFNGSRNRDRAVEFYRGGAVPLARKLKAIKTELRLFNKLAELQIGLQGYEKALEFATLAARLSIRVGDQLQELVAFHRLATVYYFLHMYEMAEDCYLKTLALRPPLLQCSGEALYYCKVYCHLGNLTLHKLKDEQDAAAYFLLALAAATELEDQELQVLIRAKLADIPGAPRGPEGTPGCATYRPRWLSEGGRIV from the exons ATGGCATCAG GTAAGGCTGGGGCATCAGAGCCAAGCAACCCTGCTACTGAGGCAGCAGAAGGCTCGCCGGACACCTCCTTGGTGCTGCTGGCTGTCAGGGAGGGCTTTCCACCAG aGATTTCACTCTTCTTCTCTGTTGAGAGCCGCTCCTCCCGGTGCCTCAACTCCCAGCTCCAGGAAGCAGCCAGAAAGAAACTGTGGGCCCTGGAGAGTGATGACAGAGATGTCTGTGCCCTGTTCAAG GAACTGTCAGCCAGGCTAGTCTGTATGCAAGCACAGGAGGATCGGTTCCTCCTCACCTTCAGAACCCTAGAAGAAGTCTGGAAGTTTTCCACGTATCTGACTTTAG GGTATGTGGGCAGCTGCCTGGAACAGCTTCTCTTTGACCAGGAGTACTGGCTAAACTGTGCTCTGATGGAGGACACAGAGATCAGAGTTACTGTGGATGAGGATCGCTTGGCCACCATATATATGAGTCTGCTACTCCAGGAAG gtaactttttttccagagcagtGCCTGGTGtctggcagctggagcaggagggagaagagagcctgcagctctgcaagaATGAGCTGATCCATGTGAAGAACGTTGGAGAGGAGTCCAAGTGGGAAGGGATGTCCTTACTGACGGGTCAGAGAGGCCTGGTGCCTGTGACAGCTCTAGATCCAATACCTCACCCATTTTACCA GTGGTTCCTGAAGAATTATGCTGTGGCTTTTGGCATCTCCCAGGAGATCAGTGGGACGACCTCCCAGCCAATTG TCAAAGGCAGGTGCACAGCCACAGAGGACCACAGAGGAGCAGCATGGGATGAACTGAGTTTCTCCAAAGGAGACAGCATAGAAGTCATCGGCTTCTTCATTCCAGGACTCCCGTGGTTTGTGGGCAAATCCGTCAGCAGTGGGAGCATTGGCTTTGTTCCAACCCGATACATAAGTCCCGAGGCTTGCGAACCTCT GGGAAAGGGCTTGGTGTTTCtgagtgaagaagaaaaatgcccCCTCCTGCACATCCCCTGCAATGGTGGCGAGCAGCACTTCACCACCCTCCTCAGTGACCTGGCACGCACTGATATCACCTCTGTGTACCGGCTGG ATGGTTTTGAACCTACAGCCATGCTCCCAAAAGTGCCATCAG AGGCTGTCCTCCATGGCTGTAAAGATATCCAGCTGCTCCAGTCTTGGGAGGAAATAAATGACTTGGCTACAACTAGCACCTCCGAGCTGTCTAGCCCAGGGAGTGACTCGGCCCCTGCTACATTGGAAGATGTTCTCCTGGAGAAGCTGGATGATTTTGATGATCCCAAGTTCTTTATTGACCTGAATGCTGGACACATGGAAGATGCTGATGTCTTTGACCCTATATTGACCTTCCTTAACCAAGACAGTTATGTGCCCAGTTTTCAAAGCCTCTATGatctcagtttttcctttctcaactCCACTTTTTATGGTTTCTCTGATGAGGATGAACTAGTCTTGTACCTTGAGACATCCAGGAACTGGGCCAAGAGGACTCATTCAGTTTGGGCTCATGTCAGGCTCTGTTTCCTCTTGGGTAAGCTCTGCATCAAAAAGGTCAAGTTCTCCCAGGCTCGAGTCTACTTTGAGGAAGCCATGAGCATCCTGGACAGGGGTTTTGGGGACCTGCCCCTGTTGGCTGCATTGCATGTGAACCTTGCCTCCATCTACTTGAAGCAGAATATGAAGCACAAGttctcctccctgctgggaAAAACAGTGGCCTTGCTTGTCTGCTTACCTGGCCGCTCTTTCAGCTCTGAGAATGAGCTGGAAGTCATGATGTATGTCCTGAGGGAAGCCATTGCTGTGGGTAATGCTCCCTTGGAGGCACGGGTCTGCTTCCTTATTGTCAAGCTCTTCCTACAACTGGGCAAAAATGATGAAGTGCTGCCCTTTACTGAGCATCTTCAATGTCTCAGCACCACTTTACTCAGCCCGGACACTAGTTCTGTGCCACTGGATGCTACCCCCATCTTGAGCTACCTGTATGACAAGAAGTACTTGCCAAATATCGCACTGGCCTCCGCCAGGTTGTTTGTTCCTAGTGGTGTCAAGGGGGCACCGACACCCATTTGGAGAGCTGGTTTCATCCTCCAAAATACTTCCAAACTCCTGGGAAGccagctggagaggagcagcaTCCCAGCACTGGCTTGTTTCTATCTTAAGCAAGCACTGCATTTCTCCTGCgagagcagagctgtgcccaTCCAGAGGACGCTGTGTGCCATCTTGTCCAGGATGTACCTCCAGCACGGTGTGTTGGACGGGGCGGTTTGTTATGCAGCCATGGCCGTAACCCTCAGCAGACTGATGGGCGAGGAGGAGGCTTTTGAGTCTTCCCTCTCTTTGGGGTGGATGTATCTCCTGCACAGCCAGCCAGGCCCAGCTGCAGCCATCATGTGGCAGCTCTTGCGCTCTCTGCACGGGACAGACAGCGTGACGCAGGGTGGAGCTGTGCACAATCTCCTGGCCATTGCCCTCAAAGGAGAAGGGCAGGTGCAAAAGGCTGCAGAGAACTACCTCCGGGCCCTGCACAAAGCCAAGGAGACCGGGAACAAGAGAAACCAGGCTATCGCTCTGGCTAACCTGGGGCAGCTGAGCCTCTCGCACGGGGCGAGCCAGCTGTCTGAGCTCTACCTGCTCCAGTCAGCTCAGCTCTACGCTGAGCTCCAGGGCAGCGAAGACCTGGAGATGGAGTTGGTGCGGGTGCTGCTGTGGCTAGCGCAGGCCATGGTGAACAGGCAGAGGATGGAAGACGGCAAACTCTGTTATGAACTGGCATTGGTTTTTGCCCTGAAGTGGCATAACGTGAGGA GTCAGCTTCACATCACTGAGTGTCTCTGCCATTTCTACAGCAAAGTGTCCCCCAATCCCCAGGCCTCCATTACCTACCATGAGCACTGGGTATCTTTGGCACAacagctgcaggacagagagctGGAAGGCAATGTCTGGCAGACCCTCAGCCAGCTCTACCAGGCTTTGGGCACATCTGA GGCTTTGAGACAGTCCCTGGACTGCACCAAACAGAGTCTAAGGATCTTCATTGACCTTGAGGAGActgtgaaagcagcagaggcctggctgcaggcaggaaggcTCTACTATCTTATGCAAGAAGATGAGCTGGTGGAAATGTACTTTCAG GCAGCCATTCAGACTGCTCTGAAATGGGAGAACTTCTCCTTGGCCATGGATCTTTATGAAAAAGCAGGTGATACCTTTTTTAATGGCAGCCGAAACAGAGATCGAGCGGTGGAATTTTACAGG GGAGGTGCTGTGCCCTTGGCCAGGAAACTAAAGGCCATTAAGACAGAGCTACGGCTGTTCAAtaagctggcagagctgcagatcGGGCTGCAGGGCTACGAGAAGGCCCTGGAGTTTGCCACACTGGCAGCCAGGCTGAGCATCAGGGTCG GAGATCAATTGCAAGAGCTGGTTGCATTCCACCGCCTGGCTACAGTCTACTATTTCCTGCATATGTATGAGATGGCAGAAGATTGCTACCTGAAGACACTTGCCTTGCGTCCCCCCTTGCTGCAGTGCTCTGGAGAGGCCCTGTACTACTGCAAGGTGTATTGCCACCTTGGCAACCTCACCCTGCACAAACTGAAG GATGAACAGGATGCAGCAGCCTACTTCCTCCTGGCCCTCGCCGCAGCGACCGAGCTGGAAGACCAGGAGCTGCAAGTCCTTATCCGCGCCAAGCTGGCTGACATCCCCGGTGCCCCGCGGGGGCCCGAGGGCACACCAGGCTGTGCTACATACCGGCCCAGGTGGCTGAGCGAAGGCGGCCGCATCGTCTGA